GGGTCAGAGAGGAGCTGGTGTGAGATTCAGATCTCTCCACACCGTGCAGAGCCTGCCACATGCCTCATGTGTCCTCACAAAACCTCGGGAACAATACATAGCCATGTTGGCTTCGTTCTGTGGTTTGGACAACACACAGGAATAGGCTGTGAGTTGCGCAGAGTCATGTTGCTCATGGGTGAAGCAATGAACTGTCCTCAGGCCTTGGGACTCCAGGCTCCTACCCTTCCTGGATACCAGCGCTCCACCCTGGCTGGACAGCAGGATGCCTGGACTCGCTCCAGGAGCGTCTGGTCGGCGGGTGTGGGTCACGGCCCTGCGGCCCAGCCTGCTCCATCTCCGTGGTTTCACCTCTTCTGAATGTTCCGTATACGTGGAGCCATATGGGACGTGGCCCTGTGTCTGCTGCTTCCTCTGGGCGTCGTGTCTTCCAGGGTCACCCCTGTGGTCCTGTATTCAGTGCTCTGTCCTTTCTATGACTGAGTGATGTTCCATGGTGTGGCTGGACCACAATTTGTTCATCTGTTcttcagttgatggacacttgggctgtttccatctCCCAGCTGTCATGAGCAGTGTTGCTATAAACCTTGTACGAGCGTTTAAACACCTGTCGTGTTCCTTTAGGTCTTtacctaggagtggagttgctgggtcatgagagtctgtgtttaacttttgaaGAAGCACTAAACTTTTCCAGGGCAGCTGCACCGTTTTGCGTGCTCAGTGGCCCTGTGAGAGGGCTCCTGTTTTTTCACGTCCTTGCCCACGCTTATTTCccgttttttccttttttaaaaaaaattttggccaTCCTGGTGGGTGTGCAGTGCTGTCTCGTGGTTTGGGCTTGTTTTCCTAACGGCGGTAGATGTCGCACAACCTTTGGGTGCTTCTCTGGCCTTTGGATTTCAGTCCCGCCTCTGAACACAGTCCCTCCCTTCTCGGCATTAACCACGAGGCTTCCGTGGGGGAACAGGCTCCTTCCTTTTCGCCCCTGGCTGCGCCCACACACCCTCCAGCCCCTTCAGCTGTCTCCGTGCGGCCAGCCCCCATCCTCTCGAGTCTGTCGCCTGAAGCCTCAGTGTTGGCACCCAGACCCCGCACACTTGCAGATGCACACCTTGGGCTGGGTGTGCGGTGGGCTGGCCCAGGCCAGCTGTGCTGGTCTCTGTTCTGCACATCGGCCGCTGCGCACTCCTCCGAGCCCAAGGCTCCCTCTGCCCCTGTTGGGCACCCTGAGCTCCCCGCCGGTGGATGGGCCTCCAGGGTGAGGCCCTGTTCCCCTCTCATCCCCCTCCCAGGGGCGCAGGTCCTGTCCTGattctttttccctttgtccTACCCGGTTACCTGGTGATCTTTCCTGCAGTTTTGGTTTTATGAGATTTCTTGCCAGCATTCAGCAGGAGTTCTGTGAGAACTGTTCCATGTGTAGGTGTATttctggtgtatttgtgggaggcgGTGAGCTCAGCGTCCTCCTGTTCCACTGTCTGGATCCGGCCCCTTGCCTGTCTTCCAGGCGTTGGTGTGTTTGGTGTTGAGCTGCAGGGTGCTAGACGCACTTGTGGATTTTAGTCTTCCTGCAGGTATCTCCTGTGTGCTCAGGGCCAGGACTGCTGGACGAGATAGGGCCAAGGGCAGCCACACGAGGGTCTGCCTGCCCACCGCCTGCTATGCCTTCGCCACTCGAAGCTGTGCGGAGGTCCCCTCGCGACGGCGGGGCTCAGTGCAGGGAGAAATGGGCCCGCCCAGCTGACGACACTGGGACGGTCTGAGCCGCCCATTCCCAAGCCCTGGGTGCCCCTGGGTTCACGCAGCGCTTCTGGCTCCCAGCCCCCCTGCAGGGAGCAGGCTGCAGAGGTGAACGCCCGCCCTCTGAGCAGCTGAGCTGGGACTGGGGTGACGTCTCGGGGCGACGTCTCGGGACAACTAGGTGGAGGCCCCGCTCTCCTCGGGGTGAGTCGCCTCTGCCTCCAGGGCCTCAGACCCCGGGATCACAGGAGGTCCAGTTCAGCTCGCAGGCAGGAGAGGCCATGGTGCACCAGCAGCATTCGTGCTGGGAGGGCCACTGGGTCAGCCTGGAAAGTTCGCTGTGAGGTCACATAAGCGAATATGCCTGAGCCCCAGCAGTCTGACCTGCTGTGTCAGGAAACGGGCAGCAGTGCCAGGAGGACCCAAACCGCGTCCAGAGCCATCGTGCTGGCCTGGTCGCAGCCTGGGGTTCGTCACCATGCCTCAGCGTGTGTCTTCAATGAACTAGGTGCAACCAAACTGCGAcattactgggttttttttaaaaagattatctttatttttctgattacaaaagagaaatgcaAAGGTGTCAGGCTTCTGTGACACATCAGGTTGAAGGCCACTTGTCTTGAAGGGACGCAGGCAGACGTAGGGCAGGGGCCCTGGCTTAGGGGCTGCTGGGTGAACCGTGACCTGACCCCGGgccctccctgtccccagagGAGGTGCCCGCGGGCTCTAAGGCTCAGCTCGGTCCCAGGCTGGAGGAGAAGGGACCTTTGGGATCAGAAGTCGGGAAGGGCTTTCCACGTGCGGCTTGTCCACCAGCTGGGGCGGGTCTCCGGACAGCCTGCCCTGAAGATCTCCCAACCAGGTGGGGTCTCCCAAGAGGAGGCTCGGGAGCAGGTGTCGCGGCTGCCTTTCCCGTCCTGCTGCAGCCCGGCCGGTCGGGGCCCTGGTACTTTGGGGCTGGTTTTTCAGCCTGCTGACTGCAGCCCCCCAGGTTTGGCAAGATACCTGGGACCCTGAGCCACCCGTGTGCGCTCGCCACACCCACAGCCTCCAGCGAGAAAGCTCATGCAGGCTTTCATCAGGGCCTCTTCTGTTCAGTGACCGCACAGCTGAGCCCACAGGACAGGCCCGCTTTGCGGGTGAGGGCTGGTCTGCAGCTGAGCTGTCCTGCGGGGCCGTGCTCGGGAGCAGATGCCCAGGAGTCTGTCTTCTGTACCTAAGCTTGAGGCGTGTTAGGGTGGAGGAGACACAGGCGGTGCCTTGTAAATCAGCTTCTGCTTGCTGCTTTGGGGTCACTTCTCTCATCCACGTGGCCTGCCAGGCCACTCTGGCAGGTGGCATCACCGCCACGCTCCCAACTCCTGGTCACTCGGTAAAGCCAAGGACGAGGGTTGCCTGGCTTTGCACCCCAGCCGAAGGGCCTGCCACGCTGAGCTGGAACCATCCTTTGTTACAAGGGAGACAGCGACGCAGCAGCGGCCCCACACAGCCAGCCTGGCACCCAGGAGCCCACGGGAGGCCCCGACGGGACGGCGGGTCCGGGCCTGTGCCGGACGCTGGCCTTGTCAGGGTCTCCCCACAAGCATCTGGCTTCTTCCTTGGTCCATCCTGGCTGCTTCTTACTAAAATCATGGTGTGAGGGGAAACTGAAGCATGAGGCTGCCACAGGCTCCCACGTGTGGGGTCGGATCATCTAAGGAGGGCTCTGACCCCAGTGCGTCTCATCTGCTCCCCGGCCAGGCCTTCCCCAGTCGGCACCCGAGGCCCCCGCCCCCGGTCAGACACAGGCCTGCAGGGGGAGCCCTGACCGCCTGGGTCTCGTGTCCGAGAGCTCTGGTTTGGGGGCGGTTCACCTTGTGCCAGGCTCCCACTGCCACTCTAGAACCACTTTATAGGGGAGAAGGCCATGGctgcctctgcctccagcctGTCCCCTGGCTGACCCTCCACTGCTCACAGCTGTGTGCCAAGAGCACTCAGGGAAGCCAGTCTCCCTCCTTCTGACCCCCTGTGGAGCCTGACGGAGTGCCCCCGAGGCAGAGCCCACTGCCCTGCACAGGCAGGTAGGTACACACAAGCATCTTGTCTGCCCTGTGCGCTGGCCCTCGGATGAAGGCGGCTCCTTGGTGTACATGGGGTGGAGGAGGAAAAGCCAGAGGGCCCTGGCACAGCGGTGGGGCCTCAGCTCAAGTGCCCCAAGCCCTCCCCAGGCCTCACCTGCCATCTGTGGTGACAAGTGAGCCCAGCCACCGTTCCTGTGGGGACAGACACACCTGCTGCCCTACCTGTGCACGTCAGGGAGCCTGCCTTCAACTTGTGGGGTCACGTTTCTCTGCCACCCCACAAGGCTGGCTGAAGGGCTCCGGGCAGCACCTCCCATCCCAGGAAGCACAGGGGCTCCAGGGGTCAGGCTTCCGGGAAGAAACGAGACCCTAGCCAGTCTGTTCCTGTGACTATAGCAACACGTCACCTCCAGGAACCGTGTAACATTCTTGCTCCACAGAATCCACTTTTCCACTGAAATCCATCTCCTCCAGgctgagccccagcccctccagcgAGATTACAGAACTGGAACATTGCATATAAGAGCCCAGTGTGTCCTACAGATgcttaagtttttgcttttattcttgtTCACAGTTCTCGAGGCATAGCTTTGCTTCAGGAGGAAGGATACCAGAGACAGGAGATAAGCCCAGGAGGGGAggcaggcccctccccagccccctcccctgccaggccTCAGGGCGAGCACAGGGTCAGCTAGCGAAGCTGGTATTGGCACCGCAGGGCGGGCCCAGCAGGGCCAGGGGACACCCTCCGCTCGGGGCCCAGTGGGCGGCACAGAGAACTTCAGCTCAGGACTTGTGCAGCCGTGGCAGCGGGGGGGGGGCGCGGGGAGGCCTTCCCTGAGGTGTGACGTGAGAGCCCCCGCTCCAGCTACAGAGCTGGGCCAGCAAACCGGACACACGTGGCCTTTAAATCAGACGAAAGCTGCATTCCGCGGGTTCTAGGCAACTCCGGTCCTTGGGGGACGAAACACGCACAGCGTCCACCGAGGCTGGCACCCGAGGAAAGCAGGACTCCCTCTGGACAGAAAATCAGCGTGGCCTTATCCCGTGCCTAGGACAGTAGGAGCTTTGTTCTGTCTGTGGATTCCCTGCTGGTGATGAGGCCTCAGGGTCGGCCCCAAGGCCGGGTCGGGGCAAGTGGGGGCCCCGCTCAGGCCTCCCACAACATGAGCTAAGCCATCCTCTGGCTAAAAACAGAAAGGTGCTCTGGAACCCCTGGAGGGAGCATGTGCAGCTCACCAGCGTTCGTGCCCCACGCCACCCCAGAGCAGCCCCTCGGGGGCCTGCAGGCCACAGTACAGGGCGTAGCCCAGGTCCTCGACTTCCTCCTCCCGCAGGCCGCCCAGCAGGTTCACGCCGGGGTTGAAGTGGCAGGGCAGGCTGGCCTGCTCCAGGCTGCCAATGAGCAGCTCCAGGGCCTGCAGGAAGCGCTCCCCCAGGGCCTCCTCAGCCCAgtccgcctcctcctcccctagGCGTAGAACCACCTGGGTCAGGTGGCTGCGACCCAGACGCCACAGGACAGAGTGGCCGCGGCAGACACCGCAAAGCAACAGCAGTAGCCGCCGGCGGGTCCCAGTGTCACCAGCATCCAGGGCCCGCAGCCTGGCGGCCTCCGCCGGGTACAAGTCCTGCAGCCAGAGGTTCCCCGCCAGCCCCTCCAGGGGCCAGGCCAGCAGGAGGCGGTCTCCGGCCTGGGCCCCGGTGACGGCCAGGAGCACAGCCACGGTGAGCTCCAGGCGCTCGTGCTGCACCTCAAGCAGCAGCTCCTCCGAGGCCACGCGGGGCCGAATCAGGCACCCGAGCAGGCTGCCAATGGCCGGCCAGTTGACGGAGGCGGTCAGGGCCTTGCGGAGCAGCTCCAGCAGCACCCGGGAGGAGAGGTAGCCGCCTACCAGGAAGCGGTCCCAGGGGCTGCTCCCCCGGGGGTGGAACTCCAGCTGAGTCCTGCGCACCGCCCAGCAGCGAGGGTCCCTGGCCACAGTGTCCGTGCCAGGCACCAGGCTCCACAGGCCTGGCTCCAGGGCCAGGGGCACCAGGAGGCGCACAGGGTCGGCAGCCCCCGCCTGCAGCCCATCAAAGAGTGGCCCGCCGGGCACGACTGCCCCAAAGGGCAGTGCGGGGAACTTGCTTCGCAGGTAGGCCTGCAGCTCCAGAGCAACATCGCCAGCCAGCTGTTTGGCCAGAGCCACATGGGCCACAGGGATGGTCACATGGTCCTGCTCAAATGCCAGCAGCTTCTCCTGGAACGTCAGGCACGGCGGTGCTGGGGAGCTGAGCCGAGGCGCCCCTGGAGCATCTGCACCTGCGGGCCCCGCTGGGAGGAAGGGGCCGGGGACCAGGTCAGGGGCTGTCACCAGCCAAGAGAGCTCTGCCCAGTTACTAGCTGCGTCCCTCCCTGGTAATGACACCTGAGAAGGCCCTTAGCCAGGTCCTCACGGACAGCAGGGCTCTGAGGCCGAGCCTGCTTCACAGAGGGTGGGAGACAGGCTCCAGGTCTTGTGTCCCCATCTGAGGTCCCCCCACCATCAGAATGCTGCCACCCCCCATGGCCCACACATCCTGGTGGCCTCAGTGCCACCCAAGAGgtagaaaaacagagaaacatgACACCATTAAACATGCAGGAACCTGCGTGGTCACGCTGTCGGTCAGTGGCAGAGCCTGGGCCGCATCTCCTGAATGTGACCACCAAAGGGGGGCTCATCCAGGGCAGAGGAGGAGTGCGGCTCACCTGGGGCGGAGGGTGAGCGGGCCGGGAGCGGCGTGGGCTGGCTGAGGGCAGCAGGTGGGGGCCGCGGCTGCAGGCGTGGCGTGGCCTTGAGCAGGCTCAGTTCCTTCCAGCTGTCCTCCAGGCATGTGGCGTCCCCCTTGACATCATCCTCGTCCCGAGAGCTGGTGGCCCTGTCGATGAGCTGCAGACAGAGGGACACGGACAAGAGCGTCTAAAACCTGGGTGGCCACAGCAAAGCCAAGGGCAGAGCAAACCAGGCCACTGGGGTGGAGGCAGCTGCAGCCTCGGGTAGCCCCACTACCCCTGGCCCTGCTTGGGGAGCCCCAGGGTCCCCAGGCCACCCCAGCCTTACCCGTTTCACAGCCAGGGTGGCGATGCCCAGCACGGCAGCCCCGCCCACACCCAGCACCAGGCGGGCGTTGGCCAGGAGAAAGTCCACAGCGCCACCCAGCACCTCACCATCCCGCCGCTTGCCCCGATTCTGGGAGAGCTCCGCCATGGTGGATCCAGCTGCAAGAGAGCCAGGATGCAGGGACCACTCAGCGAGGGGGCGGCCagcagggcagcagggcaggCACTCTGGCTGTCGTCCTGCTGGGGTCAGAGTTGAGCCCACGAGGGGGCTTCCTGAGAATTTCTCGGGAGAAAGGGACCCCTTTCAGGGTTTCCTGGGAGGAGGTTGGGAGCTGCCCAAGCCCCCTCCCCAAACCTGCAAACAGCCTACCCCCTGGGAGGGCGGGGTCACGGAGAAAGGCCCTCAGATTCATGGCAGTTCAGGGAAAGGGGAGcatcttccccaccccaccctccaagACCTCTGATACCACCAAAGCCCGTGAGGTGGGTCTTACCGTCACCAAAGCCCGTTTGACAAAGAAACAGGCTGCTTGGCCACACAGCGAGTGGCAGGGACTGCAGACCCTCACCCACACACACGGCCAGGCCCCAGGGGCAGCCCCCATTCTGGGTCCTAACTGGGGCTGGCACAGcaggaggaaaccaaggcccgGAGAAGACTGCGGCTTGGGGTCCTATGCAGCCTGCCCCAGATAGCCTGTCATACCTTTGGGGGGACCCTGGTAAAGCTCAAGAGGCCACAGTTACCCCCCCAAATCTCAGCAGCCCCCAGAGGCAGAGCTACCAAGTCAGAGGACAGAACAAGGGCGATGGcccaggctgcccagggggcGGGAGCTGGCTGTCGACAGGTATGTGCCAGACCAGGCTGAAGGCTCTGCTGGGGGAGCGGCAAAGTGTCCCTAAAGACACCAAGCAGGGCTGGCCCACTGCCTTGGACAGGGGCCTCTCGGGCCTGGGACAGTGGTGGGAGGGGAGCCATCCTCAGCTGCCAGGAATCCAGACAACAGAGGGCAAACTAAGGGCCCAAAACCCCACTGTTTGCTCGCCTACAAAACAGCACAGGTGTGGTGAGAAAGGTTAAAGGGGGGAGCCCAGAAGTGTGGGGCTGGGAGGACAGGCATCTCTGCCAGGGACCGTGggccaggcccagccctgggTTTATCCAGGGGACTGCTGCTCTCAGATCCTAGGCGCTGAGGGGGTGTGTGACTAAGGGACAAGCCCAGGGGACCAGTCAGGTGGCCAGGCAGGACTGTCTCACTGAGGACACGCAAATGACCCTGAGCTCAGAGCCAACTCAGCTCCAAGGACTTCTGCCTGCCCTGCTGCAGCGGGTGCCTCAGCCTGCTTGCCAGGTGAGGCCTGCAgcccggcaccgccgcccgctcCCGGGCTAAAAATAGGAAAGAGGGCCAGGGGGTGACCCAGCACGGCCCTGTGGCCGGCTTCCTCGTCCGGGATCAGTATTGCCACCCGCCTCCAAACTGTAAAGCGCTCGAAGACCCCACCTGTCTGACCGGGGACGCCGCCCAGCCTCCGGGTCGCGCAGACCCCAGCCCGGGAAGAGGAGAGGGCGCAGCtgggcctcccctcctcctccaagccGCGGCCAGCGAAGGAATCGGGGCCCTGGGGACGCCGGGATGGACCCAAGACCGGCCCCGAGCTCGGTCCTTCCCCAGTGCCCCCTTTCCGGGCCGGCGCCGCGCGCCCGGCGGAGGCCACGCCCCCGCGCTCCGGCCGTACCTACGTCGCGGCTTCGGCGCACCGGCCGGCGGACGCAAGGGGCCCGCTAAGGCCGCGCACCCCGGGGCCGTCTGGGAATGTAACGTGGAGGACTCGGGAACCGAACGCCGAGGCCCGGGGGGCGGGCTCGGGCCCGGCGCTCGCTGACCGGCAGGCGCTGGCTCCAATCGGAGCGCTCGAGGTGCCTTCCCACGTGCCTCCCTGCCGCGCGCTCGGCCAGTGGCGACGGCGCGCTCCTCGGGGGTGGTGCTCCCCGGCGCGCTCTGCCTTAAAGGCGCAGGTCTGCGCTGCGCGCTCGGCCGGCGGGAAGGCGAGCTTCCTCCGGGTCCCTTGGTCACTGTGGCCTGCGGCCGCTTACCATGAAAGGGACACGGGCCCCGTCACCCACTGCGACCGCCCTCTAGGGTGACGAGCGGGCATGTAACCGCGCACCCGGCATCCGAGCAAGGACGCCGAGGAGCTTGGGCTGCGCCCCGGGGAGCGTCTCACCGGAGGGAGGGCCCGCGGCTCCCGCACGAAGACCCGGGCGTCCTACTGCCGCTGCCGCCGAGCGCCCGGGTCGGGGTCCAGAACCACCGGGGTCCCGCGCACCGGCCGGCGGAGGGGACAGCGCCCGCGAGCCAAGAAGGCGGTGCGCTCATCCGCCAGGGCGCGTCCCGAGCCGGGGGCCGAGGGGCGGGGCCGCGCTCTCCCCGCCCCGCCGACTCCGCGGTCCCCGCCCTTCGCGCCCCGCCTCGCCGGCCGCCCGCTCCCCGCTCCCGGCAGCCGAGCGCCGCCATGGAGGCCACCGGGGTGTTGCCGTTCGTGCGCGGCGTGGACCTCAGCGGCAACGACTTCAAGGTGAGCCTCGGGGAGGCGGCTGGGCCTCCCCCGGCGGGCCCTCCGCTTCCGGCGCGCCCGGGACCGCGGACGGGCTCTCGcgggcccggccccgccccgatCCGACCCCCGAGGCCTCCGCCCGGCGTCCGCGGCTAGGACCTAGGCCGGGCGGGGCCGGCGCGCGCTGGGTCCTAGCCGCGCCGGTGTGCGCGGGGAGCCACCACCGGGCCCGGCGCTGGCTCCGGGCCCCGCCCGGTCGGCGGGTGGCCGGGGCCGGCGAGCTTGtgctccctccttcccagctccccgtccccgcccctgtgAGGTCGCACGCCCAAGCCAGGCCCTGACTCACGGCCGCCCCGCCGTCactgccctgcccccgccccgccacccccaccctgtgtggtcttgggcaagtcacttcccctctccccgCCTCGTTTTCTCATCCGGTGAAGGGACTTAGAATTAGCCGTCTGGGAGGCGTGTTGCTGGGGAGAGTGTCGGGCCGGTGTGAGAGGCCCCGGCTGGTAGCTGTCTGAGCAGCTGCAGGACTGATGGACCAGGACCACAAAGAAACCGAGCCCAGCCTTGCATCCAGCGGTGGGGGTGGACACCACACGGTTCTAGAGAAGTAGGAATGAGGTGGGCAGTGCTGGTGACAACAGGAGGCTGGGCAGGAGTGGAGGTGATAGTTGACCTGGTTCCGAGAGGGTCATCCTGGACTACAGGGTGGGAGAGTGAGCAGAATCTAGCTGAGGTCAGTGTAGCGTCAGTCTGGGTCTGCAGGGTCCAGCAGCCCAGGCTTTGGCTGGGGTCAGGAGTCGGGCCAGGGCCGAGGAGACAGGCAGGTGTTCCTAACTACCCACGCAAGCAGACTTGACCCTATGCCCAGGCAGCTacactgctctgctctgctcccatCTGAACTCCCTGACTGGGGTCCCTGTGTGTCCTCTCCAAGCTGGGAGGGCCTGAGTCACCAGCGGGAATGTGGCCATCGAGGGAAGGGGATAGCAGCCAAGGGCACTGAAGGTGCATTCCCCCTAGGCTCCCTGACACAAGCTGTAGGGGTGCTGGGCAGGCACTTGTGAGTGGAGAAAGAGTCTGTGAGTCGGCTAACAGACAAGGCTGGGCCTGTGCGGGGCTTGAGGAGCTGGGCCTCACACGGGGGAGTGGACCTGGCCTCTTACAGCTGTGCTGATGGCAGAGTGGGGGCACGGTTGGGCCTGGACAGAGGCTGAGGGCTGCCCCTAACTGAGACCACCAAGGCAGGGCCTGGATGCCAGGCAGAGGTATTTGAGCTGAGCCAACCGCACagctgggtgtgtgggtgtgcCCTGGGGCTGAGAATCCGACCAGAGACAGCACTGAGGTTCAGCATCCGCCCTGATCACAAGTTGGTCGTCACAACACTTTTGTCGTCGGGGGCTTTTACTAGCTCCATTCTAgaagtgaggaaattgaggcacagagtggcAAAGTGACTTGTccggggtcacacagctggtgagaggTGGTTGTCTTGCTTCCCAAAGGCTCCCATGGGCAGTGGGAGCCACAGAGGGTGGTAGAGCAGGAGTGCCCCTTACCAGACCAGCCTCACCATGATGTTCCCCCCAAGGGTGGCTACTTCCCTGAGAATGTCAAGGCCATGACCAGTCTGCGATGGCTGAAGCTAAACCGCACTGGCCTCTGCTACCTGCCAGAGGAGTTGGCCGCCCTGCAGAAGCTGGTAAGAAGTTCTGGGCAAACGGGGAGGGGCTCTGTGGGTGGGGCTGGCTGGGTGGGCAGAGCTTGTGCAAAAGGCAGAGACACAGAAGAGGCTGCTGGCTGCCACAGGCAGAGCTGGTGGAGAGGGAGTGAGCACCCTATGCCAGGACGTGTGCAAGGAGGGAACCTGCAGCAGTGG
This portion of the Vicugna pacos chromosome 16, VicPac4, whole genome shotgun sequence genome encodes:
- the MIEF2 gene encoding mitochondrial dynamics protein MID49 isoform X2, with translation MLIDRATSSRDEDDVKGDATCLEDSWKELSLLKATPRLQPRPPPAALSQPTPLPARSPSAPAGPAGADAPGAPRLSSPAPPCLTFQEKLLAFEQDHVTIPVAHVALAKQLAGDVALELQAYLRSKFPALPFGAVVPGGPLFDGLQAGAADPVRLLVPLALEPGLWSLVPGTDTVARDPRCWAVRRTQLEFHPRGSSPWDRFLVGGYLSSRVLLELLRKALTASVNWPAIGSLLGCLIRPRVASEELLLEVQHERLELTVAVLLAVTGAQAGDRLLLAWPLEGLAGNLWLQDLYPAEAARLRALDAGDTGTRRRLLLLLCGVCRGHSVLWRLGRSHLTQVVLRLGEEEADWAEEALGERFLQALELLIGSLEQASLPCHFNPGVNLLGGLREEEVEDLGYALYCGLQAPEGLLWGGVGHERW
- the MIEF2 gene encoding mitochondrial dynamics protein MID49 isoform X1, with amino-acid sequence MAELSQNRGKRRDGEVLGGAVDFLLANARLVLGVGGAAVLGIATLAVKRLIDRATSSRDEDDVKGDATCLEDSWKELSLLKATPRLQPRPPPAALSQPTPLPARSPSAPAGPAGADAPGAPRLSSPAPPCLTFQEKLLAFEQDHVTIPVAHVALAKQLAGDVALELQAYLRSKFPALPFGAVVPGGPLFDGLQAGAADPVRLLVPLALEPGLWSLVPGTDTVARDPRCWAVRRTQLEFHPRGSSPWDRFLVGGYLSSRVLLELLRKALTASVNWPAIGSLLGCLIRPRVASEELLLEVQHERLELTVAVLLAVTGAQAGDRLLLAWPLEGLAGNLWLQDLYPAEAARLRALDAGDTGTRRRLLLLLCGVCRGHSVLWRLGRSHLTQVVLRLGEEEADWAEEALGERFLQALELLIGSLEQASLPCHFNPGVNLLGGLREEEVEDLGYALYCGLQAPEGLLWGGVGHERW